TTTATCATCAGAAATTACTCAAATAGAagttgagttagaatttttagaCAGCTCTATGAACTAGGATATATGACTTGCATATGTTACACTACTAGAAGGATCATGATTATTTATCACCACTATGAAATAAAAGCATGCATGAAGCTGCTAAatatcaagcatagaagctaGACATGTAAGAATGGATAAGAATTTTTAAGGTTTCTCTAGAAGAAGAACTTAAATCATGTGTTTACATACGTACATCGTCTTTGAAACTATCTAAAAGTATTAGTAGTAGCGgtggtgcattaagttttaattcCCGTTGAATTAAGTGGTTCTCATATGTACTCATAGAAGAGTTGATGATTAATTTATTAGCTTGAAGACTAACATAAAGTATATAACATTTTTAGTTGTAATTTTTACTTGCAGTAATATATGTTAACTTTGCATGGAATAAATAAGatttatatgtttcacatataaacAATTGCCATGCCTATCTAAATATATTTTGCATTAATTAATTTTATCCACGAAGAAGCCTCAATTAATCATGAAGGCCATATTTCTTTGTGCACCACTACCATATGTAGGTAGAAGGAAAACTGAATTTGCTAGAAGCACGTGAACAATTGGACTATACTGGCTTATATAAACTGATCTTAGAAAGATCAAATTTAGCCAAGAAATAGTATAATTCATAAACTAAGTATTTAATACTTCAACCTAGAAACTTGAAGTTTATGTCCTACCCTGAATCTATTATTATACATTGAATGTATACTTGACATGTGAATTTCATGCCAAAATCAATGAATACTAGAAGTATGATTGGATTCTATGGAACATTAGAAATGATTATTCTTAGATTATGCATGAAGTATATTACTACTTAAAGTAATTATGGCATGAAAAAGGAGGAGGAATTTTGGGTAAAGACATAAGAAAATGTggataatatatatttaataggcataGCCTTTCTAAATCTAACTTTAAGTGCATGTAAGTATAAGGACTTGAAGTCCTAGCCGCATCCCTTCCGGTCAAGTTAACTTTTTTCTACATTGGCATTAGGGGGAGAGAAAGCCTATgttgaatgccaaatattatttccatagaaggaaaatgatcttaagtgaaaatattccttgaagcttgAAGTAGGAATAGTATCACACACTAAATCAAACAAAAGTTTGACTAATGCTCTTGTGAAGCATGAAGCAGAGCATATGCCAGATATTTTTGAAAATGAgaggagtaacttgaagttataaaccagaagttgtgtttactagtagtaaactaaaATATTGTATACTATCAAGCTAAAATCCACGAAGACACCTATGGGTTCTAGTTTAATGTATACTTGTTGAATAGAAATAAAATAAGAACAAACTCCTCCATTCTCATGAAGAGAACACCTCATGAAGAATGTCAAGCACCTCAtagaggatcatcatgaagataaaATCCAACACACTAAGCGTGCGCACCATAGTATTAGGTACGCAGAACAATAAATTATCTCTTGTTTAGGAAATAACAAAGAGACAAAATTATCTCATATTATGAGAATATTgggagaaaataatagttgtcAACAATGCTACCTCTATAATTGCAAATGTTTCTCTTATGAGAACCCGGATCCAGAAAATAAAGTCTATGGCAAAGTCGCCTGTAGCGATTATATCCGGTCAATGAAGAAGGCAATTGAGGTAGTATCTTCTACTTAAGAAGAAATAAATGTTTTGCTATATCTCTGGCAAATGAAATAAATGAATATGAAATATGTAGTTAGTAAGTGGATTTTGGAAATTCATATAGTTCTTGAAGAATAGAAATCGCAACATATGGAAATGAAATCTCATACTAAGTATTGAGAAGTTTAAGGTAGAATATATTCCTGAATGAATATCAAAGTCTCAAGAAGAGCATGTCCTAGAAGGAATAGTCATTGAATGACTTTGTAGTGAATAACACTATCATTGTATATATTTCATAATAATCTCTCATGCagtagagaatatatctcatagAAGAGAAATATAATTCACCCAAAATGAGAACATCATTGAAGGAATTAATTCATGAAGGATTTACCAGTTGACTCTTGAATAAACACCATTAATCCCAGAAGTGAATATAGACCCTAGTGAAAGAAAATGAGGAATCCAAAACACCATTAAGGTGTCATATAAACACTTAGAAAGTGCATATTGAAAAGCTTGCATTAAAGTGATGATATCCGCTAAATGccatagaaggtataagaataatggtgattttggcaattgaattatccctaaaatgccaaatgcaagactggatttattatttagtggtgCAATCAGAATCCTGAAGATTTGTAGAACATATAATTTGAAAATCTACTAAGGAATAAGTGTAAGTATTTAAACTCTAGTATAAATTTGATGCACCatctagaagatattgaatattaTAAACTATTGACCCCCATAATCCTCTAAAAGGATTTATTATCCTAAAggataaattttatttgttttgcacaactaataagtggtcatttatgcatgaagcatattgatcttgtttactcatattataattcatagaAGAATTGTGAGCCAATATTTTGAAAGATATAGTATTGTTGTATTGTTTACCATTATTAAGCACACATTTATGAAAAGTGTGGTTTAAACAATGATGTTCAAAGGATGGCTTTATGAGGGGGAGCAATTTAATTGAATCTACCTTGAAGGTAATTAAAACCACTAGAATTACAAAGATCAAGTAGATCAttttgctaaaacattgaagTTTATGCATTTATCATGAAGataaaaatctattcatgatgaATAGAATATCCTGAAGTATACATGACCAAGACggttaaatgttgtactctttttttctatgtgagtttttacttaaaggtttctcacataaggCTTTTAATGAGACAACAAGTGCAATGCAATTAACGAATGTGATGTACTCTTTTCTCCAATAATCGTTTTTCCCACTGGGTTTTCGGATAGAGTTTTTAATGAGGTATGTGCATATCGTGGTAATCACCCAAGAggagtgttgtaaaacatacggaCTCTCTCCTAGAAGGAAAGGTGAAGGAggaatcctaatcctaatccgTTTGTATGTGGGCTTTTACCAAACTTTTAAGCCTTGGCAGGACTATATATACGTGGGAGCTCTATATTGCAATCACCAATATTCAGggaaataaagaatagtctcaCTATCTTGTGTCTATTTGTTCTCTAATTTCATCTACagtgttgatcatgagagacggagAGGGAAAGGTCCTAACCGCTGGCAATATGTTTTATAACAGGTTAATTTGGTAGTAAATTGTAGGGATTCTAACTCTTGACCATCGCAGATGATACTCCTAACATGTAATGTAATCTTTTGTTGCATGTAAAGCGTTCTTTTTAGGAATTGCTAGCACCCAGACATTCGATGGGATTTTATCGAAGAGTACCAAACGGCCCATCAGAAACGCGCCGCACTCCCATCATATCGCTGCAGTCCTTCCCCGTCCCGCCCCGCGCGCATACCTTGCCCTCGTCCTCTttgccccgccccgccccgcgccTGCCATTCCTTCCTCATGAGCCCCTTTTGTCTCTCTATCCATGCGAGCGGGACCCAGGAGTCGGGATAAGGATGAGCATGCCCCGTCCGTAGGAGCCTAGGCTTGTCGCGCGCCCCATCTGCCGCCCCCGGCTCGCTGCGCCCCTTCTCCCAGTACCCGGGCCTTGCCCCAATGACTCTCtgaacatacatctaaaacacgaaacacttgtaacatgaaacacttgaatgcaacatacgtctgaagcagatgaaatatttgaaacatacacttgcaacatgtgtgtgaaatatatgcaacaataagacaaaacacttgcaacttgcaatatCAAAACacattgcaacataagactgaaatagatgaaacatttgaacatactcttgcaatatATGtacgaaacatatgcaacatccagatcaaaaatacttgcaacatatgtctgaaacaaatgaaatattttgaacaaacgcttgcaacttGCCTCCGAAAAACTTGAAACAAGCCTCTGGAACACTTtgtaatatatgcaacatctggtctacttttgcaacatccatatgaaacacctgcaacataccttaggaacatttgaaacactaGAAACATACGCTTGTAACATGTGAGGCGCGACACTGTAGTGGGAGCAGCCACCATGTCAGGAGCGTTGAGGAGCTCGATAACCGCCTCAATGGGCAGATCAAGGCTGGGAGGTGGCTGAGCGACGAACACCACGGGCTTGGCTGCCGCAAGTTTCTTCCTCCCAGGGCACCGGGGTGCACGGAGCCTCGATGCGAGCGTGAAGTAAGGCACGAGCGCGACGCCCTAGCGGTCTCTAGCCGTAGGAGGAGGTGACGAGGAGGACGTCGGCGCCGGCTCTAGTGATGAGGGTAGGGACGGGCGGTAGGCGCGACTCTAGCAGCGCACCCTGGCGTCGCGTAGGCGAGCGAGGGCCCCAAGGCGGAGGAAGCAGAGGTGGTCATCGCTAGAGAAGGCGAATGGCAGGCGAATGGTAGGGAACGCCGCAGCCGTGCTAGTTCGGATTGTCaccatttttttattttgagaaaCTGTGAAAGAAAGAAGATAAAGGGAAACGGTCTATTGGGCCGGTAGTGCACAAGCCCAGAAAGCACAATGTCCGGATGGTCGGACGCCCGCACCGTAGCATTTCTGTTCTTTTTATCAGCCGGTGGGGTAAACAAATCAACATGTAAACTAGTATTGTCATTACCGCGTTTATGTTTCATATATGTTGTAGAGTATAAGTTGGTTGTACTCAGTATACTCATTACAATCCATGCATTGTTCGACGCTCCTACTGAATATTATCATAGATCAATTGTACACAAGAAACAAATACATATACGTGTATACATTACTGTAAAAACGCATACTACACGTAGtgcactatcatcatcatcatcatatcatcaaacGCGAGATGTAGAGAACCACGTTGAACACACTTATATTAGCTGCACAAACAAATAAACCTACTTTTTATATATTACCAATATGTACATAGGAGTAAAGGTCGATACCcatattaaaaaaaaataaaaaatctagtaCCAGGCTATaatactttttttttgttttttctcttttctctAGTACCAGCCTATAAAAGAAtacaatttttttgtttttctctcttttctcttttttttgttttttctctcttttctcttttttttgttttcttttctgcTTGTATGTAATCTCTGCTAcacaaaaaaaatctaaaaactaAAAATCACTGTAGTCCGTCGATTATTCCCTCGAAGCCAGCGGCAGTGTCCTGCGAGAGGACGTGCAATCTCAAGATCGTATGTATGCGGTAGGCGGTGACGCTCTTCGTGCCGGCGAGCCACGGCAGGTCTTCCACGGGCATCGCCGCGCCGAGGTTGGCGGCGACGCTTCTGAGGCCGACGCCGCGCAGGTCCGCGCGGCCGCAGTTctccgccatgaacttggcgtcgAACACCCGTCCGCCGAGGAGTTCCCTGACCCGCGCCACGAACCCCTGCCTCGTCTCCGGCAGTGGCTTCCCGCCGTCGAGCATCTTGACGAGGTAGGCCAGGTCGTAGGCGCCGCCGAAGACCACCCACGTCAGCTCGACGTCGCCGGCCCCGCGCGGCGCCGACGTCAGGATCTCGGCGAGCTTCGCGCCGAACGCCGCCGAGCTGATGCCGTGTGCGCGCGCCGCGTCGAAGTCGACTCCCTGCGACCGGAGGAACGCCACGGACTGCGCCGCGTGGCGGTCGCGGCCGACGTCGAAGTCCGAGAAGTCCACCTCCCAGGCGCGCTCGGCGTAGCCGTGGTAGTAGCCGTAGCGGTAGTCAGGGACGCAGGGTAGGTTGCCGTGGGCGTCGCAGAGCGTGACCCCGAGCTGCACGATGGGGAGCTCGTCCACGTTCGCCTTCACCAACGCGTACCGCTCGTCGGGGCTGAGGTCGCCGTCACGGCGCCCCGCGGGTGGGCGGTGCACGGTGCCGGGGTATTCTGTGTCGACGACGACGTAGGGGTAGCTCGGAAGCAAGGAGCCGATTATGTCTAGCTCCGCGGCGAAGTTGGCCGCCGTCACCGACTGCAGCTGCACCTGCACAGCGTGGACGGCGTCCATTGGGGAGGTGTTGCCGAAGCCGGCGGGTCCGCCGTAGTACGGCGGGTACGGCAGGGCAGCGGCGTACGGCGGCGGAAGGTGTATAGGCCCCCCGAACGGGCCGTATCCGATGCCACCatacggtggcggcggcgagtaCAGAATCATGGGCGGTGCGCCGCCGTTATTGCGCAACGGCCGCGGACGCGGAGCGCCGTACGGGAACATGGCTGCGGATCTGATGATCTGTTGTTTCGTATTGGACGGGCTCAACTACGCTGGGAATCGACGGGCCCTGCTCTAGGTTCATGGCGGATGGGTATTTATAAGTTTGGTAGGACCTCAGTTCGTAACCGATTAGTTGTAGGAGCTCGAGTCCTTGACCTGGTCGGACACATGGTGTACACATGCAAACGACATAATCTAGGAGTACAGACGTAATATAAATTTTCATCCACATAAACCACTAGTGTACTCGTTCTCCGCGTCCTTTTTTTTTCCGTTTCCGTCTCTGTTTTCCTCCTCGTTTCCGTCTCGCTCTCTCCCGTACGTTCGTGGTGTTAGGGACACGTCGAGGAAGCTGCCGCACTGCCGCCCGGCCCGTTCCATCATCCAGTGCCACCCCTGACCGTGATTTTTTTTCTTTACTGAAGTACTCGTATCTCcgttagttttttatttttttctttattaCTGAAGTATCTCCATTCAAAAACAAACTCTTACACATCAAAAATCATATACGGCAAAAAAAAAACCGTTTCCGAAACAAACTCTTCCACATTCAAAAATCATATAAAGAACTGATGATAGGCCGATGAAACAAATCAGGCACATATTCAAACAGAGGACGCACATATTCGTACACAGGTAATCTTTGCTCGCACTGACGAAACATATCAATAAACTCTTTCCGTGCAAAAATAAATCAATCTCCtaaaaaatcaaataaaacagTTTTAATAAGATATAAGAAGTTTATTAACTAAAGTAAACATATGCAAATAACAATGCACTCAAATTCGACTTAGATAGACGTGGTAAACAGAGGTGTTGCACTATAAAATGGAATTAATCGATTTCAAGTGATCGTGTAAAGATCACTATTCATCCTTCACTCGACACGTGTTCGTGTTGTACCCGGTACTGATACAAAGACCAAATCTATATGTTCACGTCTAATACGAAGTCTTCGAAGGTCACGTGTTCATGTCCTACCCGATTCCAATACAAAGACAGAATCTATGTGTCCGCATCCAGTACAAAGTCCTCATAGCTCACACGTTCACGTCCAAATATTAAGGTTCACTTAAAAAATTGAACATCggcaacgcacgggcatttatCTAGTAAATAATAATTAATAAATACAATATTATGGGTCTTacctaataaataaatatatttttaccacTAAATTGTTGTAGTTTTTTATTAGAAGTAAAAGTTATTATATTATTTGTCATGTAGAAATCGAGAGAGGCGATCCCGGTCATAATCATCAACGGATAGACCAATCTTTAACATGATGTCAACTAATCCCATTCTAACTGAAGGGACCGTGATGTCTAAGAAAAGGGTGGGATGAATTAGGCTACTTAAATCTACTTCTAACTATTGCCTCAAGTTTTCTCCTAGACAAAATCTATGCAGTAAATAATCTATCTAGATATGCAACTAAAATTTTGTTAGGTATGCTATTatttctaccgcaaaagagttatgcaacctaggttccaattccGTCACTAGCCTAGAGCTAAACTAGGAAAGTAAGCACACACCTAGAAGCAATAAATAAAGTGCAAAAGCTTAATTGAGATAGAGATGCAAACCCCTatcgatgacttcggtatttttaccaaggtatcgagaagctcacgcttccccctagtccttgttggagcccctcgcaatgaTGTCCTCGCAAGGGCTGAaatctcggtcgggtaactctgtgaaTAGCGCCCGGACCTTCCCTACTCGCAAGTGGGTCTCTAAGATGGCCTCTCCCAGATCGCTCCTCGCCGTCTTCACAATCGAGCTTCTGGCCAAACCATCGCGGGTCTCGTCTCCTCCGGTACacagtggcagccacaccacaaacacggttagGGTGGtgtcgcaagactacaagccccttcgagtACAATGACGGTGAGTGGAAGCACCTTATGGGCAAGTGGTATGCAAGCGTCactaacactaggcctaaacataAAGCAAGTGCattaagcggtggtctaactagcccaagcacttcgcaaagcacctacactaatcaccaagtgattcactaagcactatgcatgtgtaGAGCACTAGAGTAGAGTCCAACtcccttggtatgtttcccaaCTCCCACACTCCAAACGATCAGTTTGGGGGTATGTATAGGCTCCCCATCCAAATAGAGCCGCTGGACAAGGATGTCCACGCTCTGCTAGACCTAGCGGTCCAACCATGGGTGCTGGTGGTCCGACCATGAGGAGCTCCAATGGCTACTTCAACAGTCACCTTTAGCCGGCAATATCACATGTCATCATCCCATTCCTAGCGGTCCCATCGGTGGTCCTCACAGTCCCACCATGAGGCTCCACTACTGTATGAGCGCATCGTCCGAGGCTTCCTTGCCACAGTCTATCGGACCAGCCAGTCCCTAGCGGTCCCACCGCCCATCATGGTGGTCCCACCGTGAGGCGCTCCAACAGCagaccttcttcttcctcctttagTATTTTTGGTATAACttttagctccgaactccgattttgatgatcttggactttttggaaagctaattaaaagctctacaattttgatctAATATCATATTAATTTGGTCAAATCCTAAATCATGAGACAAGACCAATTCATTCATCTCTTTGTCTCAGCTTCAATTTCATTTGTGTCTTTGCGTTCAGGCTTCTTCTAGGTGTCTTAAACTTCTAGCACTCTTTTAGGCCTTCAACAATGCTcataaggtcttgcttgaggcgTTTGATTATCCGGATCACCACTTTTGCCTAAGCACAAGTCCACCTTGCATCCATTTAAACtataccttgtatactagcaAACCTGTCCAACTCTCTTCTCTTTCGACTCCAAATAGTCTTAGAACTTCCTTCACAACTCTTATCACTATACCCATTTCTAATCCCTAGTAGAAACCTAAGCCCTTGGGCTTAAGAACATGATCAAAACACCCAACTATATGTAGGGATCTTGTCTAAATTAGTATAAATCTTGAGTCGTTGAGTGCTAGGCCGTCCCAAACAAaacatgtgaaaacaaatttgctAGTCGACAGTACGAAACACCAACACTAGGCTTGCACTCAACCCCATATATAGCCATGGCAGATTAACCTATAAGGCTAATGATTGCTAGCACCGCTCATGATGAaacatttttattgattacaAACAACTACATGTCCTGGTAGTAGAAAAAAGCATGTCCTATAAAGAATAAAATGTCCTCAAAGAAGAAAAAAACTATCCAAGGGTGCATACGGTTTGCTAGAAGTCACACACACAACATATAACATCCACATGAGGAATTTTCTATGGTAAGCATGCATGCACCCTGTCATGCTTCAAGGTAAGTGTAGAATACTCCTAGATATTTTTGCATGTTAAAAACTATATAAGAAATGGATAAATATTAGGGAGATTATAGAAATATTCTGAGATATTTACCTGTGTGGCCTTGAAAAAATGCATCTTCCTTACATGGCCCTTTTTTATTGAACTTACCTGGATGGCCCTAAAACAAAATTTTCTTCCTTCTATGGCCTTCCGTCCGTTTTTGGCAAATGACGGTGTTAAGTCAAGGGTAAAATGACGATGTTAcccctcaacaacaacaaagccttttagtcccaaacaagttggggtaggctagagttgaaacatAACATGAGCCCCTAGTCATGGTTCAGGCACGTCAATAGTCGCTTTCCAAGCACTCATATCCAAACAACGGTCTCTAGGTATATCCaacctttcaaatctctttttattgcctcccctcACGTcagcttcggtcttcctctacctctcctcacattGATATCTCGACTTATGAATCTGCAATGCATtggtgcctctgaaggtctcctttgaacatggccaaaccacctcaaccgatgttggacaagcttttcttcaattggtgctaccacTAGCcggtcacgtatatcatcgtccCAAACTCGGTCCATCCTTGTGTGACCATaaatccaatgcaacatacgcATCTCCACGACACTCAGTTGTTGGACATGTCatctttttgtaggccaacattctgctccatacaacatagcgggTCTAATCTCCATTTTATAAAACGTGCCTTTGagtttttgtggtaccctcttatcATAGAGAATGCcggatgcttggcgccacttcatccaccctgctttgatcctATGGCTATCGATGTTTgatcaccgatagcctaccacgggggtacttagggcagtttgttcgggcttcagcgtatgtagaactcgacggttaatgcaagagacagtcgatttatcttggtttgggccctcgaccatgatcgagtaatagccctacatccagtcgttgttagcctttgcattggattgatcgtaaagtgttgtgatGCGTTATCTCTCAGTCctatctctaggaaccctgccctcctttatatagtcaggaggtcagaatcctagtcggtttacaacgagagttcctagtaggattatagaataatactactac
The sequence above is drawn from the Miscanthus floridulus cultivar M001 chromosome 15, ASM1932011v1, whole genome shotgun sequence genome and encodes:
- the LOC136506894 gene encoding probable CCR4-associated factor 1 homolog 9: MFPYGAPRPRPLRNNGGAPPMILYSPPPPYGGIGYGPFGGPIHLPPPYAAALPYPPYYGGPAGFGNTSPMDAVHAVQVQLQSVTAANFAAELDIIGSLLPSYPYVVVDTEYPGTVHRPPAGRRDGDLSPDERYALVKANVDELPIVQLGVTLCDAHGNLPCVPDYRYGYYHGYAERAWEVDFSDFDVGRDRHAAQSVAFLRSQGVDFDAARAHGISSAAFGAKLAEILTSAPRGAGDVELTWVVFGGAYDLAYLVKMLDGGKPLPETRQGFVARVRELLGGRVFDAKFMAENCGRADLRGVGLRSVAANLGAAMPVEDLPWLAGTKSVTAYRIHTILRLHVLSQDTAAGFEGIIDGLQ